In the genome of Caulobacter flavus, the window AGCCCAGGCCGAAGCCCTTGCCCAGCAGGCCGCCCGAGCCGAGGGCGATCTTCGACTGGTAGATGTGGTAGCCCGAACCAGACTGGTCGGCCTCGGGGTTGAGGAAGGTCAGCACCCGCTTGCGCTGATAGTCGTGCAGCACGAACAGCACGAAGGGAGGAATGGCCACCAGGGCGCCGATGACGCCGGCGGCGATCACACGCCAGGACAAGCCCGCCAGCACGACGATGGCCAGGCCGGTCATGACGATCAGCATGGCCGTGCCCAGGTCGGGCTGGTGGGCCACCAGCAGCACCGGCGCGCCGATCATCGCCGCCGGCACCAGCAGCCGCCAGGAGAACCGGGCGCTGTCGGCCGACAGGCCGTGGTAGTAGCGGGCCAGGGCCAGCACCACGCCGATCTTCATGATCTCGGACGGCTGGAATCGGAAGCCGCCGATCGACAGCCAGCGCTGGGCGCCCAGCGACACGTCGCCGACCACCTCCACCGCCACCAGCAGCAGCAGGCCGACGCCATAGATCGGATAGGCCAGGGTGAACCAGACCCGCAGGTCGACCATCGCCAGGATGATCATCATGATGAAGTAGAGGCCAAAGCGCAGCAGGTGCTTGTCGGCCCAGGGCTCCCACGAGGCGCCCGCGATCGAGAACAGCATCAGGGCCCCCGAGCCCGCGATCAGGCAGAGGAGCAGGCAGAAGGTCCAGTCGATCTCCATGAACTTGATGATCGGCCGGTCGCGTTCGCCGGGCCGGGAGAGGCCGCCGCTGAGGGTCATATGTGGCCTCCCTGGGGTGGCTGGCCGGTCGTCGGGGTCGCCTCGGGCGGCGGCGGAGCGCCCTCCTCCGGCTCGTCGGGCGCGGCGCCTTCGACGACGCCGTCGGCGGTCTCGACCGGAGCCTCGGGCAGAGGCATGGGACGTTCGATGCGAGCGCGGATCTCCGGATCCTTCAGCAGAGCCACGCGCATCACCTCGCGGGCGCGCGGGGCGCCGGCGGTGGCGCCGCCGAGACCGCCGTGCTCGACCAGCACCGCCACGGCGTAGCGCGGGTCGTCGAAGGGCGCGAAGGCCACGAACAGGTTGTGGTCCTTGAGCTTCCACTGCACCGAGGCGCTGTTGCGGCTCTTGGCCTTGTCGTAGCTGCGGACCTGGGCCGTGCCGGTCTTGCCGGCCATCTGCACGTCGCCCAGGCCCAGCTGGCTCTGGCGATAGGC includes:
- the rodA gene encoding rod shape-determining protein RodA, with amino-acid sequence MTLSGGLSRPGERDRPIIKFMEIDWTFCLLLCLIAGSGALMLFSIAGASWEPWADKHLLRFGLYFIMMIILAMVDLRVWFTLAYPIYGVGLLLLVAVEVVGDVSLGAQRWLSIGGFRFQPSEIMKIGVVLALARYYHGLSADSARFSWRLLVPAAMIGAPVLLVAHQPDLGTAMLIVMTGLAIVVLAGLSWRVIAAGVIGALVAIPPFVLFVLHDYQRKRVLTFLNPEADQSGSGYHIYQSKIALGSGGLLGKGFGLGSQSQLNFLPEKQTDFIFATLAEEFGFVGCLWVLALYGVVIFMALRIASISHSHFGRLAASGVTATFALYVLINGAMVMGLAPVVGVPMPMLSYGGTVMMTVMIGFGLVQAVRVHRYTEVTSGKGSLM